CAGATGCGGTCGGTCCCCTGGTAGCGCAGGGCGTAGGCGGCGCCGGTGGCCAGGGGGATGTGGCCGCCCACGATGCCGTAGCCGCCGTAGAACCCGCGGCCGACGTCGAAGATGTGCATCGACCCGCCCTTGCCCTTGACCACGCCTGTTTGCCGGCCGAAGAGCTCGGCCATCACCGCCCCGGCCGGGGTGCCTCGGAAGATGGCGTGGGCGTGGTCGCGGTAGGCGGTGAAGAAGATATCGTCGGGACGCAGCACGGCCAGGAATCCCGCGGCCACCGCCTCCTGACCGCTGTAGAGGTGCAGGTAGCCCCCGATCTTGCCCCGGCGGAAGGCCCGCTCCGCTTCGTCTTCGAAGCGCCGGGCAATGAGCATCAGACGGTACCAGGGCAGGGCCTCTGCCAGGTCCGCGTCGGCCAGTGCGCCCGATTGCACCTCCGCCTCCCCGCGTTTTGTCGCCATGCCTCCCTCCCGAGAGCAGGCGCGCCGGCCCACAAAATACCTATCCATTATATCGGCACAAAGGGAGTTGGGAACCCGTCGAAGGCTCGTGATTGGCCCTCATGTAGTCTCTGGCCTATAATAGCAGTAATGCTCTCCGACATTCGGATCCTTCCTAAAGTCGAGCTGCACCTGCACCTGGAGACCTCGCTCCGCCTCCGCCGGCTGATGCAGCAGCGCCTGTCCGGGGATCCGCCCCTGGAGGGAGCCCACCTGGTGGCCGACCCACTGGCCTTCAGGGGGTACGATCGCCTGCGGCGCATGCGCTACGCCAGCCGGACGGGCCGCATCCCCGACGCCCTGTACACCCGGGAGAACATCACCCGCATCGCCGCCGAGATGCTGGCCGCTGCCGCCGCGCAGAACATCCGATACCTGGAGATCCGCGTGGGCGGGCGGCGGGGATTTTCCGTCCTGGGCGTGCGTCCCATGCTGGAAGCCATGGCCGCCGCCGCTGGGGCGGCCGCTCCACGGACCCAGGCAGGCTTCATCGTCACCGTGGTGCGGGAGCGTGGGCCGGAGGAGGCGGAGCAGATCGTGCAGCAGGCGGTGGCCTGCCGCGACTGCGGGGTGGTGGGAATCGACCTGGCCGGGGACGAGGCCAACTACCCGCCGGCGATGTTCGTGCGCGCGGTGGACCGGGCCCGGGAGGCGGGACTGGGCATCACCGTACACGCGGGGGAGTTCACCGGTCCGGCCAGCGTCTGGACAGCCATCTACCAGTTGGGTGCGCAGCGCATCGGGCATGGTATCCGCGCGGTAGAGGACCCGGAGCTGCTGGCCTACCTGCGGGAGCACCGGGTGACGCTGGAGCTCTGCCCCACCAGCAACCTCCGCCTGGGCCTGGTGACCTCGCTGGCGGAGCATCCCATGCGCACCCTGCTTAAAGCCGGCGTGCCGGTGACCGTGAACAGCGACGACCCCGTGCTGCTCGGTACCGACCTGACCCGGGAGCTGGCGGCTGTCCAGGTGGCGCTCGGGCTGTCCATGGAGACGGTGACCGCGCTGATGCGTAACGCCGCCCGCGCCGCCTTCCTCCCGCCGCAGCAGCGCGCGGCCCTGGAGGAGGAGGTAGCCCGGCCGCTGGCGGCCTCCTGATCCCTCAGGCGGTTCAAACATTTATATAATAAATATTTGACATACCCTCCGATTGCCGGTACACTGGCGGTGAGACCGAACTCCGGGGGAATGGTCCCGTGCCCGGACGTACACGCCGGTCAGGCAGTGGAGTTTCACCGCAGAGCAAGAAGTTCACCCGGCTGCGACGCCCGCTGCTTGCCACCCCCGCCACGCCTTTGCGCGAGGACGACGACTCTCTGCGCCGCTACCTGGAAGAGATCGGCCGCTTCCCTCTGCTTACCGAGCACGAGGAGGTGGCGCTGGCCCAGCGGGTGGAGCGGGGCGACCCGGAGGCACGGCGGCGGTTCATCGAGGCCAACCTGCGGCTGGTAGTCTTCGTGGCCAAGGGGTTTGCCGGACGAGGCCTGCCGCTGCTGGACCTCATCCAGGAGGGCAACCTGGGGTTGATCCGGGCCGTGGAGAAGTTCGACTGGCGCAAGGGCTACCGGTTCAGCGGGTACGCCATGTGGTGGATCACCCAGGCCATCGCCCGGGCCATCGCCAACAAGGCGCGGGCCATCCGGCTCCCGGTGCACGTCTCAGACCTGATCAGGAGGCAGACCGCCGCATCCCATCGGCTGGCCCAGCACCTGGGGCGGGAGCCCACGGTGGAGGAGCTGGCGCAGGCCCTGGGCCTGCCCGCGGCGCGGGTGCGGGAGCTCACCTGGCTGCAGCGGGAGCCGGTGTCCCTGGAGACCCCCGTTAACGACGAGGAAGACACCTCCCTGGGGGAGCTGCTGGCGGGGGAGGATGCCTCGCTTGAGGAGGGCGCCGCGCTGGTGGAGCTGCGCCTCCTGCTGGAGGAGGCCCTGGGGGCGCTGACCCCGCGGCAGCGCCAGGTGATCAGACGGCGCTTCGGTCTGGGAGAGGACCGGCCGCGCACCCTGCAGGAGATCGGCAGGGAGATGGGGCTGACCCGGGAGCGCGTGCGCCAGATCGAGGCCGCCGCCCTGGGGATCCTGCGGAGGCGGTCGGAGTGGCTGCGCGGCGTGGTGGCCTAGTCCGCGGCGAAGGGGTGCCTCATCCTGTGGGTGATGACCGCCTCGTCCAGCGGGCATAGGGTGCACAGGTGAGACCAGCGGTGGAGAAGGGGACGCGGTGGCGGATTCTGGAGGAAGTGCACCGGCGCGGCCGGGCCAGCGTGGCCGACCTGGCGCGCAGCACCGGGGTCAACCCTGCGACCGTGCACCACCACCTGGCCAGGCTGGAACGGGAGGGGCTGGTCCTGACCGAAGCCATGCGCCAGGGGCCGGGACGACCGCGCCTGGTCTGCGTCCTCAGCGAGCAGGGGCGGGGGCTGTTCCCCCAGGGATACCGATGGCTGGCCGAGGAGATCCTGGAGACGCTGCACGCGCTGGAAGGCCCGGGCCGGCTGAACCGGGTGCTCCGCCGGGTAGGGGACCGTCTGGCCGCCCGTTTCCGCAGCCGGCTGGGCGACCTGGCCGGAGAGGAGCGGCTGGCGGAGGTTGTGGCCATCCTGGGTGAGATGGGGTTCGAGCCGTCCCTCCAGAGGACCCGGGAGGGGCTCTCCCTGTGCAACCGCAACTGCCCCGTGTGGGGCGTGGCTCAGAAGTACCCGCAGCTCTGCCTGATGGAGCACCGCCTGGTGGATACCCTCCTGGTGGCGCAGACGCGCCGTACCGAGTACCGCCTGGGGGGAGCACCGGTGTGTACCTACCTGGTTTGACAGTGATGCACGCCCGCCAATAGAATGAGTAGGAGATTGTTGACCTGACCGGTCAAGAATCGGGGTGGCATGTGGCGGACCTGGAGATTCGCGACCTGCACGTGCAGGTCGAGGAGAAGGTCATCCTCAAAGGCGTCTCTCTGGCGGTGAACAAAGGGGAGATCCACGCCCTGATGGGGCCCAACGGCTCGGGCAAGAGCACGCTGGCCAACGTCCTGATGGGTAACCCCTTTTACCAGGTGGTGAAGGGGGACGTCCTGTACAAGGGAGAGGACCTGCTGGCCATGGCTCCAGACGAGCGGGCACGCCGCGGCCTCTTCATCGCCTTCCAGTACCCGGTGGCCATCCCGGGGGTGACCATGGCCTCCTTCCTGCGCACCGCCGTCAGCGCGCGACGCGGCTATGACAGGGAGCTGATGCCGGTCGCCGAATTCCAGAAGGTGCTGCGGGCTCGGATCGAGGAGCTGAAGATCGATCCGGCCATTACCGGGCGCTACGTGAACGAAGGCTTCTCCGGCGGGGAGAAGAAGCGGGCGGAGATCTTGCAGATGGCACTGCTGGAGCCGGAGATCGCCATCATGGACGAGACCGACTCCGGGCTGGACATCGACTCGGTGAAGATCGTGGCTGACGGCGTGAACCGCATGTTCGAGGCGGCGCGGGGGCAGATGGGCATCCTGGTGATCACCCACTACTCCCGGATCCTCCAGTTCATCAGGCCGGACCAGGTGCACGTGATGTTCGACGGGCGGCTGGTGGTCTCCGGCGGCCCCGAGCTGGCCGAGGAGCTGGAGCAGAGCGGCTACGAGGGGATCAAGTCTCAGGTGGACGTGGTGCACGCCGAGGTAGCGGAGAGCGGAGCGGTGCGGCGCGCGGGGAAGGTCTTCTGGGTGGTGCACTGAGATGGCCACGCAGAGCCCGCTGGGCATCGACCTGGAACACTACAAGTGGGGTTTCCGGGAGCCGGAGCGTTACGTCTTCAAGGCGCGGCCGGGCCTGGACGCCCAGGTGGTGGAGCAGATCTCCTACCTGAAGGGCGAACCGGAGTGGATGCGCGCCTTCCGCCTCCACGCTTACGAGCACTGGACCCGCCGCCCCCTGCCCACCTGGGGGCCGGACCTCTCCACCATCAACTTCGATGAGATCTACTACTACATCCAGCCGATGGAGAAGCAGAGCCGCACCTGGGAGGACCTCCCCGCTGAGATCAAGCGGACCTACGACCGCCTGGGCATCCCTGAGGCGGAGCGGAAGTTCCTGGCCGGCGTGGGCGCCCAGTACGAGAGCCAGGTTGTCTACCACAACCTGAAGGAGGAGTGGGAGAGGCTGGGGGTCATCTTCCTGGACACCGACACTGCTGTGCAGAAGTACCCCGACCTGGTGCGGGAGTACTTCGGCACCGTGGTCCCCCCCGAGGACAACAAGTTCGCCGCCCTGAACTCGGCGGTCTGGTCGGGCGGCTCCTTTATCTACGTGCCCGAGGGCGTGCGCGTGGACATCCCCCTGCAGGCCTACTTCCGCATCAACGCTGAGCGCATGGGGCAGTTCGAGCGCACCCTGATCATCTGCGAGCCCGGCTCTTACGTGCACTATGTAGAGGGATGTCTGCCGCCTGGCGAGCTCGTAAGCACCGGAGACCGCTGGGTCAATATCGAGTCCGTCCGTCCGGGTGACACTGTGATGGACAGCCACGGCAACGAGGCGGTCGTCAAGAGCGTTCGCGCCCGGCCATTCAAGGGCAACATGATGACGATCCGCCCGCTGTCCCCCGCCAACGCGTTCCAGGTAACGCCCGAGCATCCCGTGATGGCCGTCAAGCGGCATGATGTAGCCGTGCGACGACGAGCGCGACGGGCATGGCGGGTCGAAGTCGACACCAGCCGGCTGATTGCCAGCAAGCCCCGGTTCGTGCCGGCGGGTCGACTGGAGGCCGGCGACTTCCTTGTCTTCCCGATCCCCAAGGTGACGCGGGAAAACCCGCGCTACACGCAGGTAATCCTGCGACTGCTGGGGTACTACCTCGCAGAGGGCTCCGCTTACGTCCACAACAAGCTTAACCAGCCTGTGGTCTCCTTCAGCTTCAACGAAGGCGAGCGGGAGCACATCGACGAGGTGAAGGCGCTCGTCGAGGGGTTTACCGGGAAGCGACCCATGGAGATTCGGCAGGCGGCGCGCCACTCGGTCGAGGTCAGGGTGTACTCCCGCGAGCTGATGGATCTGTGCGTGACCGAGTGCGGCCGGGGCGCCGCGGACAAGCAGTTGAGCAAGTCTATCATGGAGCTGCCGCCCGCGCAGCAGGCTCACCTGCTTGACGCCTACTTGAAAGGCGACGGCAGCGTCTACACCAGGCGGAAGCACAAGGTGGTACGCGCGTCGACAGCTTCGAAGCAGCTGGCTTGGCAACTGCAAGAGCTGCTCGCGCGCCAGGGGCACTTTGCGACGATTAGCGTGCGCCGTGGGGGCAAGGATGCCATTGCGGGCCGTGAGATCACGCGCCGCGATCAGTACGTCCTCTACTTTTCACCTGACAAGCAGCAGAGTGAGGTACGCCGGGGCAACGGGTACTTCCTGGTGCCGATCAAGAAGATCACGCAAACGCCGTACGACGGTCCGGTGTTCAACCTGGAGCTGATGACAGCGCCGAATGCCTACGTGACCCGCGGGTTTGCCGTGCACAACTGTACCGCCCCCATCTACACCACCGACTCCCTGCACTCGGCGGTGGTGGAGATCATCGTCAAGGAGGGGGCGCGCTGCCGCTATACCACCATCCAGAACTGGTCGCCCAACGTCTACAACCTGGTGACCAAGCGCGCCGTGGCCTACCGCGACGCCACCATGGAGTGGGTGGACGGGAACATCGGCTCCAAGGTCACGGCCAAGTACCCTTCGGTGTACATGCTGGAGCCTGGGGCCAAGGCGGAGATCCTATCCGTGGCCTACGCCGGCCGCGGGCAGCACCAGGACCCCGGGGGCAAGGTGATCCACGCCGCCCCCTACACCCAGTCCAGCATTGTCAGCAAGTCCATCGCCAAGGACGGGGGGCGGGCCGGCTACCGAGGGCTGGTCAAGGTCTACTCCGGGGCGAAGGGGAGCCGCTGCGCGGTACGCTGCGACGCGCTCATCCTGGACGAGCGCAGCCGCTCCGACACCTATCCCTACATGGAGATCGACGAAGAGGACGTGCAGATCACCCACGAGGCCACCGTCTCCAAAGTCAGCGACGAGCAGCTCTTCTACCTCATGGCCCGCGGGATCAAGGCCGACGAGGCCATGGGCATGATCGTCCGCGGCTTCATCGAGCCCATCACCAAGGAGCTGCCCCTGGAGTACGCGGTGGAGCTCAACCGCCTGATCGCCCTGGAAATGGAAGGGTCTGTTGGTTAGGTGCAGACACTGGGCTTGAGCGCTGCCGCCGTGGAGGCGGTGGGGGAGCATAGCGGAGAGCCGTCCTGGATGCGGGAGCGGCGGCGGGAGGCCTGGCGGCTCTACGAGGCCCTCCCTCTGCCTGATCCCACCAGCGAGGCCTGGCGGCGCACCGACATCAGCGGGTTGCGGCTGGACGGGCTGCGGGTCCCCCTGGACGGGGTGGAGCCGGAGCAGAAGGAGGGACTTCCCTCGGTCCTGGCCGCCGCCCTGGGCGGGGAAGAGCCGGCGGGGCTGCTGGTGCAGCGCGACGGCCAGACGGTGCAGGCCGCCCTGCAGGAGGCGGTGGCGCGGCAGGGTGTCCTCTTCCTGGACCTGGACCGGGCCACCGCGCAGGTCCCGGAGCTGGTCCGGCAGCACTTCCTCTCCCTGGTCAGTCCCCACGAGCTGAAGTTCCGCGCCCTGC
The genomic region above belongs to Armatimonadota bacterium and contains:
- the add gene encoding adenosine deaminase; its protein translation is MLSDIRILPKVELHLHLETSLRLRRLMQQRLSGDPPLEGAHLVADPLAFRGYDRLRRMRYASRTGRIPDALYTRENITRIAAEMLAAAAAQNIRYLEIRVGGRRGFSVLGVRPMLEAMAAAAGAAAPRTQAGFIVTVVRERGPEEAEQIVQQAVACRDCGVVGIDLAGDEANYPPAMFVRAVDRAREAGLGITVHAGEFTGPASVWTAIYQLGAQRIGHGIRAVEDPELLAYLREHRVTLELCPTSNLRLGLVTSLAEHPMRTLLKAGVPVTVNSDDPVLLGTDLTRELAAVQVALGLSMETVTALMRNAARAAFLPPQQRAALEEEVARPLAAS
- a CDS encoding sigma-70 family RNA polymerase sigma factor, which gives rise to MPGRTRRSGSGVSPQSKKFTRLRRPLLATPATPLREDDDSLRRYLEEIGRFPLLTEHEEVALAQRVERGDPEARRRFIEANLRLVVFVAKGFAGRGLPLLDLIQEGNLGLIRAVEKFDWRKGYRFSGYAMWWITQAIARAIANKARAIRLPVHVSDLIRRQTAASHRLAQHLGREPTVEELAQALGLPAARVRELTWLQREPVSLETPVNDEEDTSLGELLAGEDASLEEGAALVELRLLLEEALGALTPRQRQVIRRRFGLGEDRPRTLQEIGREMGLTRERVRQIEAAALGILRRRSEWLRGVVA
- a CDS encoding winged helix-turn-helix transcriptional regulator, whose protein sequence is MEKGTRWRILEEVHRRGRASVADLARSTGVNPATVHHHLARLEREGLVLTEAMRQGPGRPRLVCVLSEQGRGLFPQGYRWLAEEILETLHALEGPGRLNRVLRRVGDRLAARFRSRLGDLAGEERLAEVVAILGEMGFEPSLQRTREGLSLCNRNCPVWGVAQKYPQLCLMEHRLVDTLLVAQTRRTEYRLGGAPVCTYLV
- the sufC gene encoding Fe-S cluster assembly ATPase SufC, whose amino-acid sequence is MADLEIRDLHVQVEEKVILKGVSLAVNKGEIHALMGPNGSGKSTLANVLMGNPFYQVVKGDVLYKGEDLLAMAPDERARRGLFIAFQYPVAIPGVTMASFLRTAVSARRGYDRELMPVAEFQKVLRARIEELKIDPAITGRYVNEGFSGGEKKRAEILQMALLEPEIAIMDETDSGLDIDSVKIVADGVNRMFEAARGQMGILVITHYSRILQFIRPDQVHVMFDGRLVVSGGPELAEELEQSGYEGIKSQVDVVHAEVAESGAVRRAGKVFWVVH
- the sufB gene encoding Fe-S cluster assembly protein SufB; protein product: MATQSPLGIDLEHYKWGFREPERYVFKARPGLDAQVVEQISYLKGEPEWMRAFRLHAYEHWTRRPLPTWGPDLSTINFDEIYYYIQPMEKQSRTWEDLPAEIKRTYDRLGIPEAERKFLAGVGAQYESQVVYHNLKEEWERLGVIFLDTDTAVQKYPDLVREYFGTVVPPEDNKFAALNSAVWSGGSFIYVPEGVRVDIPLQAYFRINAERMGQFERTLIICEPGSYVHYVEGCLPPGELVSTGDRWVNIESVRPGDTVMDSHGNEAVVKSVRARPFKGNMMTIRPLSPANAFQVTPEHPVMAVKRHDVAVRRRARRAWRVEVDTSRLIASKPRFVPAGRLEAGDFLVFPIPKVTRENPRYTQVILRLLGYYLAEGSAYVHNKLNQPVVSFSFNEGEREHIDEVKALVEGFTGKRPMEIRQAARHSVEVRVYSRELMDLCVTECGRGAADKQLSKSIMELPPAQQAHLLDAYLKGDGSVYTRRKHKVVRASTASKQLAWQLQELLARQGHFATISVRRGGKDAIAGREITRRDQYVLYFSPDKQQSEVRRGNGYFLVPIKKITQTPYDGPVFNLELMTAPNAYVTRGFAVHNCTAPIYTTDSLHSAVVEIIVKEGARCRYTTIQNWSPNVYNLVTKRAVAYRDATMEWVDGNIGSKVTAKYPSVYMLEPGAKAEILSVAYAGRGQHQDPGGKVIHAAPYTQSSIVSKSIAKDGGRAGYRGLVKVYSGAKGSRCAVRCDALILDERSRSDTYPYMEIDEEDVQITHEATVSKVSDEQLFYLMARGIKADEAMGMIVRGFIEPITKELPLEYAVELNRLIALEMEGSVG
- a CDS encoding SufD family Fe-S cluster assembly protein, with translation MQTLGLSAAAVEAVGEHSGEPSWMRERRREAWRLYEALPLPDPTSEAWRRTDISGLRLDGLRVPLDGVEPEQKEGLPSVLAAALGGEEPAGLLVQRDGQTVQAALQEAVARQGVLFLDLDRATAQVPELVRQHFLSLVSPHELKFRALHVALRRGGTLLYVPPGVEVARPLVSASWVDTPGALLAPHTLLVAGEGSRVTLVDLFASEETEAQTVVSGAVELVVGDGAQVRYVAFQHWGVNVWEFGLI